The nucleotide window ATGGTGATCGTAGATGCTCGTCTCAAAGACGATGAATCGGTTATAGCAAAGATGCGGCGTTTCGGCGAGCCCCTGCGTGTCATGCTCGACGTGTGGGGATATCGGCTTGTAGTGGCATCTGTGGAGGCCCTCGAAACCGCTGCTGGATGCTGCGCTGAACTTTGGCTGACGCCGGATCCTTCCGAACTTCTTCTCCGACACGGGGAACTTCAGTTCGCGCCATGGCGTGATTACCGTCGACGTGACCACGCCGGGCTATCCGCAGCAACGACGGAGCGATACGATCAGGCTATCCACCTAAACCGCAAGGCCCCTTTCGGTATTACTGAAATTCAAGTGATGACTTTTGACTTGTATCGTCGTGTACACTGCGACTCCTCTAGCGAGGATAGTCACGAGGTTTTTGTTGCACGACGCCAAGCGCTCTTGCGCGGCGATAACGAATGACGGGCGCGGTCGTTCTAGCTGCCGGACCGGGTAGTCGTTTAGGCGAGCTTGGTACCCGCATTCCAAAGACCATGATTCCGGTCGCTGGTAGGCCGTATCTTGAACATCTGGCAGGCCGATTGATCGGCGCCGGATTGCGGCCTGTCGTTGTGGCTATCCACCATCGCGCCGCCGTTATTTGCGATCACTTTTCAGGTCATCAATATTCGCGTCACCTCCGTTTCGTGTCTACTGGGCAGCGCGGTACTGGCTCAGACCTTCTAGAGTGCCTCCACGAATTAGCGGGAGAAGACTTCATTGTCTGGAACGGTGACACCATTGTTGATCTTGACTTAACGGACCTGCTCGCGCGGAGCGAGGGGCACGATGAAGGCGGGATAATCGTGCTTACCCGGCGTACGGACGCACCTAATCAGGGTGCATGGTATGTCGATGACGGCGGGTTAGTCATCGCGACGCTCGAAGCTTCACCGAAACCGGAGCCCCCACCCGTGTTCGCATGGAGAGGAAGTAGCACGGGCGTTCTCTGGCTAACAAAAAGCTTAATGAGTGAGTATCGGTCGGGACTCGCACTCGATCTTTACTCGACGATTCTTCCATCGCTCGCAAGTCGAGGGCTTCTGTGTGCCTACGACAATGGCATGCGATATTTTCTCGATTTCGGCACCCCGCGTGATCTATTTAGGATAGACGCCAATCAAGTCTCTTCCTGGATTGGATCTTGATTGGGAGGCTATCGCGGGATCGGGTAGTGAGACGAGGTGAGCGCCGATCCCCGTGCGCAGACATCAAGGGTACGGGGATGCGTGACCCGGGGGCACTTGGGGCCCAGCGACGTGTGTACAACCCGACTTGCAACGACCCGCTCGTTCTCGCCCACGCCCGGGCGCTGCTGACCGGCACCCCCGAAGGCCGCACCGTCTACCTCGACGCCGATGTACGCGATGTCGAGCGGATTCTGACCGCCCCGGAGCTGCGGGACACCCTCGACCGGTAGTTCTTCGACGGGGCGGCCAGGGTGTGGTCGCGGGTCGGGATGAGCGTGCCGTCCACGATCGCGATCTGGTCACGGGGGCGTCGTTTGGCCGGGGCCAGGGCCAGTAGCGGACCGATCATGTCGATCACCCGGTAGGCGGCCGAGTAGGACACCCCGAACAGCGGGGGCGATCTGGCACAGGGTCAGGTTCCTACGCTAGTAGGCCGCGACCAGCAGCACCCGGTCGGACAAGGGCAGCGCCCACGGGGCCGTCCCGGCCGCCCGTCAGCGATCCGGTCTCCGCCGGGCTGGGCGACGAGACGGACCAGCCGGCGGAACTGGGCCGGCTTCGACCCGGTGAACGGGAAGATCCACTGAGGGTCG belongs to Parafrankia discariae and includes:
- a CDS encoding nucleotidyltransferase family protein — encoded protein: MRYLTENGHNAVLPHDHPEVMAGYGRIESDMVIVDARLKDDESVIAKMRRFGEPLRVMLDVWGYRLVVASVEALETAAGCCAELWLTPDPSELLLRHGELQFAPWRDYRRRDHAGLSAATTERYDQAIHLNRKAPFGITEIQVMTFDLYRRVHCDSSSEDSHEVFVARRQALLRGDNE
- a CDS encoding nucleotidyltransferase family protein; protein product: MTGAVVLAAGPGSRLGELGTRIPKTMIPVAGRPYLEHLAGRLIGAGLRPVVVAIHHRAAVICDHFSGHQYSRHLRFVSTGQRGTGSDLLECLHELAGEDFIVWNGDTIVDLDLTDLLARSEGHDEGGIIVLTRRTDAPNQGAWYVDDGGLVIATLEASPKPEPPPVFAWRGSSTGVLWLTKSLMSEYRSGLALDLYSTILPSLASRGLLCAYDNGMRYFLDFGTPRDLFRIDANQVSSWIGS